AACGGCTCACCCGCCGCTTCGCGGAGGAACTGCGCTACGTAATTGGGCCGACGACGGACGTTCCAGCTCCGGACATGGGGACGGACGCCCAGACGATGGCCTGGTTCATGGACGCCTACTCGATGCAACAGGGCGAGACGATTCCGGGCGTCGTCACCGGCAAACCGCCGGTTATCGGCGGCTCTCAGGGCCGCGAGGAGGCACCCGGTCGATCGACGGCGATCATTACCCGCGAGGCCGTCGACTACTACGGCCATGACTTCGAAGAGACGACCATTGCCGTGCAGGGCTTCGGTAGCGTCGGCGCGAACGCCGCCCGCCTCCTCGATGAGTGGGGGGCGAACGTCGTCGCGGTCAGCGACGTCAACGGGGCGATCTACGACCCCGATGGACTCGACGTCGAGTCGATTCCGTCCCACGAGGAAGAGCCCGAAGCGGTCCTCGAGCAGGATGCGCCGGAGACGCTCAGCAACGAGGAAATCTTCGAACTCGATGTGGACGTTCTCATCCCTGCTGCAGTTGGTAACGTCATCACCGCCGACAACGCTGGTGACATCGAGGCTGACATCATCGTCGAGGGCGCGAACGGTCCGACGACGTTCGCCGCGGATTCGATCCTCGAAGAGCGTGAGATTCCGGTTATCCCCGACTTCCTCGCGAACGCAGGCGGTGTCACCGTCTCCTACTTCGAGTGGCTTCAGGACATCAACCGCCGCAAGTGGAGTCTCGAAGAGGTGAACGAGGAACTCGAGAAGAAGATGCTCGACGCCTGGGAGGACGTTCGCTCGGAGGTCGAGGCGAAGGATCTGAGCTGGCGCGACGCGGCCTACGTCGTTGCACTTTCCCGAATTGCAGAGGCGAAGTCGAAGCGCGGTCTCTGGCCGTAACGTTCTCGAAATCGTTGTTTTTGCGCGATTATCGGAGATATGCGAGCAGCATTTCGACGGCGAGATCGAGTGGCTTGCCTCGGACGCGACACACATAGTCCGTAATCAGCTGTGGCTGCAGCGAGGCAACTGCGTGCGGAACGATCGAACTGTCACGTGGTGCCTGTCGGTGGCTGTAATCGTCGTCGTTCAGTGGCACTCGTGCGTCGTACCATGTCTGTGTCGTCAATCCCATGACGACGTACTGTTGTGCGTCGAACGGATGATGCTCGTTGTTGACGACGACCCATGGTCTTGTGATGTCCGTGTCCGATTTGAACGGATCCGGTGCGAGAACGATGTGCCCTCGCTCGAGGTCGTCGAACGCGGGCTCTGATTCAGTCACTTGTCGTCCTCGTCTGCACTCGTGTCGGTGCCCTCGGTTTCGGTTGCGCTTGCGCTTGTGTCTGCGTTTGTACCCTCGCTTGCCCTTCCGCTACCGTCGTTCGCAGATTCCTCCGCGGCCGCAAGCCATGCTTCCCGACTTTCGGAGCCCAATTCCTCGTCGAGAAATTCCGCCGTCGAGTGAAAGACGGCTGCCTCCTGTATACGCTCTATATCGCCGATCGCCCAGTAGGGCTCCTTGTGCCGAACGAGTTCCCGTGATCGGAGTCGATTGAGAACTGGCTGAACCGAGTTTGCATTGACACCGGTCTCTTCAGCGATTTCAGTCGCCCTGAACGCCTTGTTACGGTTTTCAATGAGAAATCGAAGAACTCGCTGCGCATTCGTTTCGCGTCGATCCGGCGATTCGTGGTGGTCGAACTCGTCGATACTGATGGGCACGGTATTTTCCCCTACCTCGCACATCGAGTTCGAGGCTTATAAGTGTATTATGTACCCTCAGATTGTATACTGTGTATTCTATATTCATATATTTCCCACTGTGTACTCTGCACCTGTGTATCCTGCACCTGCGTACTCTCCTACCTATGTATTCGAATATTCACGATCAGTTATGAATTTGCGCCGCTGTCCAGCTCACCAGATACCGCCCTTACTACCCGCTCTCCGCTCGAAAACAAGCCTCCACCTCAAGACACCGCTACCGTGTGCTCCCGACGAGCGCATCTGAGACCGTCTCGATCGGATGCACTGGCTCGTCACAGCCGTCGTAACTCGCAAGCTGAGACTGACACGACGCTCCCGGCGCGACGACGCGCTCGCCGTCGCTGGCGGTCACCTGGTCGACCAGAATCTCGCCGATCCGTCGGCTGAGCGAGTAGTGCTCGGCCTCGTAGCCGAACGAACCCGCCATCCCACAACAACCCGAATCGAGCGCGTCGACCTCGTAACCAACCGTCTCGAGTACCGCCGCTGCGTGACCGTCCTTCTTCGTTGCCTTCTGGTGACAGTGGCCGTGGTAGGTCAGCGTCTCGCCCGGTTCGCCAATCCCACCCGTCGGCAAGTCGTTTGCGAGGTCGAATCGGTCGAGGTACTCGAGTACCCCGTACGTATTCGATGCGACCAGTTCCACGTCAGGGCCCGAGAGGAGGTCCAGATAGTCCGACTGGAGCATGACGGCATCGGAGGGTTCGACGAGGACGACCTCCCAGCCGTCCTCGATTGCGGGTGCGAGCGCGTCGACGTTGGTTCGGGCCCGCTCGCGAGAGACGTCGAGGAAGCCCTTCGAATGGGCGGGTCGCCCGGTTGCGGTGACGTCGTCGGGTACCTGGACGTGGACGCCGGCGGTCTCGAGGACCTGCACGGCTGCCTTCCCGGCTCGCGGGTGGTTGTAGTTGGTGGACGTGTCGGGAACGAGCAGGACCTTGCGGGCCGCTTCGTCGCGGGGAATGCGCGGGCCACGTTTTGCGAACCAGTCCTCGAAGCTCTGGCTCGCGAACGCAGGCAGGTCGCGTTCGCGGGCGATGCCAACTGTTTTCTCCGTGAGGTAGCCGGAACCGGGCAGGGCGGTCGCCCAGTTCGAGAGCGGCGCGAACAGCGAGCCGACGGCGTTGAGCCGGTCGACGTTCGCGAACAGTCGGTCGCGCAGACTCGCGCCGTGGCGCTGGTGGGCCGCGTGCTCGACTTCGGCTTTGAGCTTCGCCATATCGACCTCGCTCGGACAGTCCCGGGCACAGCCCTTGCAGCCGATACAGAGGTCCATCACCTCGGCCAGGAACTCGTCGTCAGTGGCGTCTGTCTCGAGGTCGCCGCTCATCGCGGCCCGGAGCATGTTCGCCCGTCCGCGGGTCGTGAGGCTCTCTTCCTCGGCAGCGCGGTAGGTCGGACACATCACGCCACCGGTCGTCTCCTGGTCGCCGCGACAGCCGGCACAGCCGTGACAGAGTTCGACCATGCCCTGGAAGCCGTTCTCGTTGTCCCACTCAAGCGCGGGGTCGAAGCCGGCCTCGAAGTCGTACTCCGGATCGAAGCGCAGGTGCTCGGTCATGCTGTGGTCGCCACAGACGTTCCCGGGGTTCAGAAGCCAGTCCGGGTCGAACGCGGTCTTGAGTTCTCGGAAGAGCTCCCAGACCTCGTCGCCGTAGAGTTTGTGGTTCCACTGCGTTCGCGCCCGTCCGTCGCCGTGCTCGCCGGAGACGCTGCCGCCGTACTCGACGACGAGGTCGGTGACAGCGTCCGAAATCGCCTCGAACTCCGCGAGTCCGGCCTCGGATTTCGTATCGACCAGCGGGCGCATGTGCATACAGCCCGGGCCCGCGTGCGCGTAGAAACTCGCAAACGTGTCGTGGGACTCGAGTACCCTCTGAAAGTCGGCCACGTAGTCGGCGAGGTTCTCGGTCGGGACGGCGGTGTCCTCGATGAACGAGATGTGCTTCGCATCGGAGGTTCGCGAGAGGAGGATTGGAGCGGCGCTCTTGCGGAGTTTCCAGAGTTCGGCGATCCCCTCGGGGTCGTGGGCCTCGAGGACGTCGAATGCGCGGACAGGTGCCGGAGATGCTGTCTCGCCATCATCGCCAGCAGGATCCGGTACCGTCTCGTCCGGCAGGCGATCAGCGATCAGGTCGGCGACCTGCTCGCGGCCGTCGTCGTCGCTTTCGGCGTAGAACTCGACGAGTAGCGCCGTCTCCGTTCCGGCGGGAAGTCGCTCGGCGACCGGTTCGAACTCCTCTGTTTGCTCGGCGAGGCCGATCAGCACGTCGTCGATGGCTTCGATCGCGGCCGGATCGTGGTGTTTGACGATCGTGTCGACATCGGCCATCGCGTCGAGCAGATCGTGGTAGGTCAACAGCGCCACGGCGGTCGTCTCGGGAACGGGCTCGAGCGAGACGGCGGCTTCCGTCACGATGCCGAGCGTTCCCTCGCTGCCGGCGAACACGCGCGCGAGGTTGACGACTGCGTCCGGATCGGGTTCGGCGTCGGCGTCGATCTCGAGTCCGCCGCCGGTAGACTCGTCGAACGCGTCCGGCCTCCCGTAGGCTTCCGCGACCAACCGGTCGAGGTTGTACCCCGAGACGTTGCGCTTCAGTTGCGGGAAGACGTCCTGAATCGCGTCGGCTTCCTCGTCGATGACTCGCCGCAGCGCCTCGTGGATCTGTCCGAGCAGGGTTCCATCCGGCGCTGCTTGCTCGCGGAGTTCGGCGACCGTCACCTCCCCGAAGCGCTCGACGGTGCCGTCAGCGAGGACGACCTCGCAGGCCTCGACGTAGGCGTCCGTCTTGCCGTACTGCAGCGAGTGCGCACCGGTGGAGTTGTTGCCGACCGCGCCGCCAATCGTGCTTCGATTGCCAGCCGCGGGATCCGGCGCGAACTTCAGGCCGTGGGATTCCAGCTCGTCGTTGAGGTCTGTGAGGACGGTCCCCGCCTGAACGGTCGCTCGCTGCTCGTCCGGCGAGACCGAGAGCACCTCGCCCATGTGTGCCGTGAAATCGAGAACGACGGCCTCGTTGACCGCCTGTCCCGCGAGGCTGGTCCCGCCGCCGCGAGGGAGCACGGGAATCCCGTGCTCGGCACAGTAGGAGACGACGTTCGCCACGTCTGCCGTCGTCCGCGGGAGGACGACACCGACCGGGACCATCTCGTAGGCGCTGGCATCGGTCGCGTACAGCTGTCGCGTGTACTCGTCGAACCGGACCTCCCCATCGATACGAGTCTGTAGCGCGGCGACGAGTTCGGGTTGATCGACATCTCCGCCGACGTACTCGTATGCGGCGCGGTCGTCGGCTGCGGGATCAGACGCTGCTGTCTGGCTCTGAGTTTGGTCCCCTCTCTCGTGGTCTCTCCCGAGCCGTCGCTCGTTCGGCGTCGACGTCTGCGGGCTGTGGTCGGTCGTCGACTGCGTATCGTCGGTCGCCATCGCCAGTTAGCTCGACTCCGGGTGAAGGACGACGTTCTGGAGCCCACCGTTCTCCTCGAGTGCGTGCACGTTGTGCGCGACGATATCGGCCAACCTGTCCCAGTGTTTTGGCGTGTGACCGCCCGTGTGGGGCGTGATGAGGCAGTTCTCGAGGTCCCAGAGCTCGTGATCGTTCGGTAGCGGCTCGGGCTCGGTAACGTCGAGGGCAGCGCCGCGGATCGCGTTCGACTGCAGTGCGCCGACGAGTGCATCGGTGTCGATGATCCCGCCGCGGGCGGCGTTGACGACGACCGCGTTCGGCGGCAGCGTCGCGAGTTCGTCCGCACCGACGAGACCGCGGGTCAGGTCGTTCAGTGGACAGGCGAGTACGACGTAGTCGCTGCGGGCGAACGCATCGTGGATATCCTCCTCGTCGAAACCGAGGATCTCGTCGGTTGGACCGCCCTTCGACGGCGTGTAGCGGATGCCGATCGTTTCGACGCCGAAGCCCTCGAGTCGCGTAACAACTTCCTGGCCGATCGAGCCAAGGCCGACGATCGTGACGGTGCTGTCGGTGAACTCGTGGGACTGGAAGTGTCGCCACTCGTTGTGTTGTTTTCGCCGCCAGCCTTCGTGGAGGTTCCGTGCGAAGACGAGCATGTTGGCGATCGACTGCTCTGCGATGCCGGGCGCGTGGATGCCACCCGCGTTCGTCACGGCGACGCCGTGCTCGGCCAGCGCGTCCATCGGTACGTGATCCGTTCCCGCGAACGTACAGGCGAAGAGTTCGAGCTGCTCCGCCCGTTCGAGGAGGTCCTCTTCGATCGTAATACCGGTCACAATCTGTGCCTTGGGGACGAGTTCGCGCTCTTCTTGTGGCGTCCGCGCGAGCGCAACGGTGTAGTCGGGCAGTCGCTCACGCAGCGTTTCGGCGTACGATTCCATCGACAGGCCTTCCGTTCCCTCTCGGAGAACGACGATATCTGGGTTCGTGCTCATGTGAAATTCCTGTGGGTGTGTGAAACGGGTATCTTTCGTCTCCCGCCTTGCGTCTTACCCTAGGGTTGGCATCGTCTCTCTTATTCCTTTTGTGTATTCGTCGTTAACATAGATTGTGTATAGTTAAGTCGATGGAGTGAGTCAGTCTCTGGCATGAACGAGCCGATACGAGACCGACTCGTGACGCTTCGACGGACCCTCCACCGCCATCCGGAACCGGCCTGGCGCGAGTTCTACACGACCGCACGCGTCGTCGAGGAACTCCGAGCGATCGGCGTCGACGAACTGGCTGTCGGCCCCGACGCCTACGACCCCGCGGACCGGATGGCTGTCCCCGACGCCGACCTCGAACCCTGGATCTCCCGCGCACGTGAACTTGGAGCGGACCCGGCGTTGCTCGACCGAATGACTGGCGGCAACACCGGTGCCGTCGCCGTACTCGAGTGCGGCGACGGCCCAGCAGTTGGGCTCCGGGTGGACATCGACGCGCTGTTTATCGAGGAATCGACCGATACAGGGCACGATCCGGCCGCCGAAGGCTTTCGCTCGGAGGTGGAGGGGACGATGCACGCTTGCGGGCACGACGTGCACATGACGTGGGGGCTGGCCGTTCTCGAGGCGATCAAGGAAAGCGACTTTGCGGGACGACTGGTCGTCTTCTTCCAGCCCGCAGAGGAGACCAGCGGCGGGGGCTGTCCGATGGCGAAAAGCGCGTTCGCAGCGGATCTGGACTATCTCCTCGCCGTCCACGTCGGTCTCGACCATCCAACCGGCGAGGTCGTCGCCGGCATCGAAAAGCCGCTGGCGATGTGCCACGTCGACGCGACGATTCACGGCCGTTCTGCTCACGCGGGCAAGGCCCCGGAGGAGGGAGCGAACGCCATGCACGCGATGGGAACGGCGATCGAGAACACCTACGGAATCCCCCGACATAGCGACGGGATGACGCGAGTAAACATCGGTCGCGCGGAGGCAGGGACGGCGAGTAATGTCATTGCCGAACGCGCCCACATGGAGGCCGAGGCGCGCGGCGAGACGACCGAACTGATGGAGTACATGAAGGATCGACTGGCCCGAACCATCAACTCGGCCGCGACGATGCACGACTGTCAGGCCGACGTCGAGGTCGTCAGCGAGTCACCGCGATCGGACAGCGACCCGGAACTCCAGGCGCTCGTCAGCGAGGTTGCAGAGGGCGTTCCCGGAACCGAGCGCGTTCTGCCGGCCGCCGACTTCGGTGCGAGCGAGGACGCAACCTTCCTCATGAACCGCGTCCAGCGTGACGGTGGGCTCGCAACCTATCTCATTGTCGGTACCGACCACCCAGACAGCCATCACACCCCGAAATTCGACGTGGACGAGGCAAGCCTTACCCACGGTGTCGACGTCCTTTCCGAGACGATTCTCGAACTCGAGCGCCAGCACCCGGTCGCACACGCGAACACGGATTCCGTCGCCTCAGCGGCAAACACGGACACGGATTCTGTCGACGCGGGGCGAGGTGCATGACTGACGACACCAAGAACGACGACACCGGCCTCGTTACCCGTGCCGACATCGAGGCAGCGCGCGAGCGCATCGACGACGTTGTCCACCGAACACCGCTCGACACGTCGCGCACGTTCGCCGATCTGAGCGGCGCGGCGTCCGTCGGGCTCAAACTCGAGAACGTCCAGCGAACGGGTTCGTTCAAGATCCGTGGCGCGTACAACAAGATGGCCCAGCTCTCGGCCGACGAGCGGGAGGCTGGCGTCATCTCCTCGAGTGCGGGTAATCACGCCCAGGGCGTCGCGCTGGCAGGGCAGGTGCTCGACACCGACACGACGATCGTCGTTCCCGATGTCACCCCTGCAGCGAAAATCGAGGCCACCCGCGGCTACGGCGCCGAGGTCGTCGTCGAGGGCGACATCTACGAACGATCGTACGAGTTCGCACTCGAGCGGGCCGCCGAAACCGGTGAGACGTTCGTCCACCCCTTCGACGACGAGGATATCATCGCCGGCCAGGGAACGATCGGCCTCGAACTCCGCGAGCAGTACCCCGACCTCGACACCGTCCTCGTGGCGATCGGCGGCGGCGGGCTGATCTCGGGGATCGGCACGGTGTTGAAGGCCCACGATCCGACGACGCGCGTGATCGGCGTCCAGCCCGAGGGGGCCGCCCACGCGAAGCCGACACTCGAGTCCGACCCGGGAGAGATCCACGAACTGCCGGACGTTGACACCGTCGCGGAAGGGATCGCAGATACCAGGCTCCTCGAGACGACAGCGGCGAACGTTCGTGAGGTGGTCGACGACGTAGTGAGTGTCAGCGACCGCGACATTGTGACTGCCGTCACGTTACTGGCCGAGCGCGCAAAGACCGTCGTCGAGGGGGCCGGTGCTGCCCCGCTCGCGGCTGCGCTCTCGGATGCAGTCGACGTGGCAGATAAGCACGTCGCCGTCGTAATTTCTGGCGGGAACGTCAACCTCACCGACCATGCCGAACTGACTCGCACCGGCCTGCACGAATTAGGGCGCTACGCCGAAGCGAGACTAGCCGTCGACGGCTGGCCGACCGCGGTCAGCGACGTGGTCGAAACCGTCGAAGCCGAGGGTGCAGAACTGGACGTACTCGAGCGCGCCCGCCGTGGGTCGGGGCTCGGAACGGACGCGGTGGACCACCCGAACCGCGTTCCCGTGACGGTCGGACTCGAGGGCAGCGGGCCGGACCATCTCGTGGGCGTGCTTGATGCGATTGCGGAACTCGACAGCGTCGATGTACTTTCTTCGTTGCCGGAAGAGTGATTGGTCTCTCTCCCGTTCAGGTGTGATTTTGTTTTCACTTTGCGCGTTCGAACGGTCGTTTGACGGTTGACTATTGGAACTTGTCCACCGGCGTCGCCTCAATTAGACTGTCTGACTTGACTTTTTGTTGTGGGTTGCTCTTTGATCCTCCTGGTTTCGTTCCTCTTATCGTCTCAGTCTGTCTGTACGATGTGAGAACTCGCCCACGGACTCCATTCGTGGTGTGGTTTTCCATCGACCCCTGGGGGGAACACGTGTATTAGGGGTCGATGGAAATTACTTTGTGTGAACGGTCGAATGAGTGACTCATAGCCGTATTTCCGGCATGGGTTTCAGACGAACCTTTGTAGGGTTGAAGGCTTGTAGTAGCGACGGTAGAACTTCGTCGCGAGGCGTTTCAGACGAACCTTTGTAGGGTTGAAGGGGGCGTCGCAAGCGTTGTCCGACCGTCGGGAACGGTTTCAGACGAACCTTTGTAGGGTTGAAGGTTGGTCGGTGGCGTCAGTCATGCTGTGCCCTCCTGGTTTCAGACGAACCTTTGTAGGGTTGAAGGCTCACGACGGAGACCGGCGTGCTCCGGGTGTCTCGTTTCAGACGAACCTTTGTAGGGTTGAAGGTCAATGTCGAGGTCGCGCGCCTGGAGCGTCCGGCTCGTTTCAGACGAACCTTTGTAGGGTTGAAGGATAGGATACGTTTACTCGCTGGTTTCTCGTCTTCGCGTTTCAGACGAACCTTTGTAGGGTTGAAGGTGGGACTGCTCGCACTCCCTGAAAGAGGACTCGGTGTTTCAGACGAACCTTTGTAGGGTTGAAGGTGGGACTGCTCGCACTCCCTGAAAGAGGACTCGGTGTTTCAGACGAACCTTTGTAGGGTTGAAGGTGATATACCGTTCCCTGTGTTGCAAAACGCGACGTTTCAGACGAACCTTTGTAGGGTTGAAGGAACCAAGCTGTTGACGAAGCCGACGGCGACCTAAGTTTCAGACGAACCTTTGTAGGGTTGAAGTCTGAGACACAGTATCAGGTGGACACGGTGGCGGGAGTTTCAGACGAACCTTTGTAGGGTTGAAGTCGCAGACGGATTGGCGTTACGACACCAGGGACCCTGGTTTCAGACGAACCTTTGTAGGGTTGAAGCGAGCTAACCGAGGAGGACTACGCCGACCTCAAGGTGGTTTCAGACGAACCATACTACCAACAGTGTCTCACCCAATCAGTCGAATTCGGTGACCTATCCAATTGGCCTAACTAGAACGTTAATTCTCCATCGACTGCAAACCGAGCGGTGCGTTCACTCAGTCTTCTTACCCGGATCGAACGCATCGAGTACCTCACAAAACAGTCCAATTTAGCTCTTGAACTTGACTTCGCGGTTACTTGACTCCAACGGAGGGTGCAGCCGAATTGACTCCTTCCCACAGCCGAGCGTGAACAGGCCGCGGTCGAGTGCTCCTTTCACAACCGCGTTTCGGTGCTCGGCAGTATCGAACTGGACGTACTCGAGTCCGCTCTCAATCACGGGTCGTTCCCCCACTATATTGGACTCTTTGGTTGGCCTAACTCGTTAGCCTAACTTTTGAGGATCTCTCCATTTTGCGTTCGGGAGTGGTGAGTATGCCGACACAAATAACAGAATTTTCATGTGTGCCGGATTTAGATTACTGTATGCATAGACGAGTATATCTCTCTACGCTGAGTGCAGCAGGTATTGGTTCCCTGTCTGGTTGTCTGGATATACTAGCTACTGATTCCGAATCCGAGGATCAGAATCCGCCATCAGAATACGTTTTCTATCTTCGCAATCCGTCCAGCACACCTCGCTCATTTCATATCGAAATAGACGAATCACCATTTTCAACGACTGAATCCGATTACGAGATTATTTTTGAGGAATCCATCGAGTTGAGTGCGGAAACTATCAGTCAGCGATACGAGATCGCTGATGGGCACCCTAGTCTCGTTCATCTCTCAGTTGATTCGGAGTCTCGTCTGACACAACCATGGCCAGTAGGCACGCAGGGCTTCGCTGCAAGTGGAGTTACCATCGAACACGACCCAACTGCCGACATAGCCTTCGTGGTTGCACCCCGTTAACAGGATATCGTAGATTGGTCTCGCTCTATCCTTGGCCTACCGAGATGGCGCTCAGTCAGTGACGAACCACAGCAGTCCGAACGACAGCGCGAGGGCGACGCTCACTGCCGCGATGGCCGGGAAGGCCGCGACGACGCCCCAGCGTGTCGATAGAACGCCGAACACCGTCGGGCCACTTGCGCTGCCGATCGCCGATCCCGTCTGGATGACGCCAAAGAGGCTCCCACTCGAGGTCGCCTCGGCTTGCTGGGAGACCATCGCGTTTTTGACGGGATAGCTGGCGTACATCCCCGCGCCGATAACGGCGAACCAGACTGCCAGAATCGCGGTGAGAAGTTCGATCGGGAGTCCTTCGAGCAGGGTCGTCGCGAGCGTGGCAGCCACGAGCGCGGCAGTGGCCAGCGACGCGGCGATACCGAGCGTAATTCGGTCGAAGCGGTCGGCGAGGTCGCCGGCGTACAGCGACGCCAGGCTGCCGCCGACCAGTAGTGCGAAGAACGTCACGTTGCCCGCGGCGACCGATGCGCCAGTCTCTGCGGCGACGTAGGACGTTGTGTAGGTCTGGATCGCCCGATGTTGCATCGAAAGCACGACCGTGACAAAAAAGAGCACGACGATGCTGGGTGTGATTGGTAGGTCGATCGCGTTCCAGATTGCCGCTCGAACTGATTGCGTCGACTCACTCCGGCCGCCGTCAGTCCGTGCCGTCGACGCCGATTCGTCGTCGGTCCCGTCGACCTCGTCTACGTCAGGCTCCTCGGCTGTAACGAAGAGGTAGACGACGAGACACGTGACTAAGACACCGATCGCGACGCCGGTCGCGAGGGCGAGGCGCCAGTCGGCGACTGCGGCGACGCCGCCGACGATGACGGGCGCGGACATCGTCCCAAGTGCGCCACCGAAGCCGAAGACACCCATCGCTTTCCCTTCGGTCTGTTTGGTTTCGTAGTCGCTGACGAGTGCCATGCCGGTCGGGTGGAACGCGCTTCCGCTGATGCCGGCAATCGCCTGTGCGACGAGGAGGGTTTCGTAGCTCGTCGCCATGCTCGCTACTAGCACACCGCCAGCCATGCCGAACAGCCCCGCGATCAGGAGCCGTTCCTTGCCGATGACGTCGGCGAGCATCCCTGCCGGCAGCTGAAACAGTGCGTACATCACGAAGAAGATCGTGACGAGAACGCCCGCCTGTCCGTAGGTAATTCCGAAGTCCGCGACCAACAGTGGGATAATCGGTGGGATGACGATCGAGAAGAACTCGTTGACCCCATGACCGACGGTGACCGATCCAACTGCTCGCGGTCGCCTCACGTCTCGAAGTCGTCTAAGCAGCGCCGACACAGTGGCCTGTCGTAGGCAGTGATCTTACTAAAAACGACGGTAACTGACATCCCACTCTGCCCTGCAGCGGTGCCGTGCGGAAGCTTGCGGCGTTCCCAATCGGACCAGGAACCACTACTACTACTACTACTACTATACTACCACTACTGTTCGTGATGGATCACTGACTCGATACCTCACCACTCATCCGAGCGTGACAGCGCCCGATCGACCCTCGAACGCCGTTCACTTCGTCTTCGAACGTCGTTGAACGCAACTTGATCCGACGGACGATTCACCGCGATGAGTCATCCGCGATGACGGAAACCCGGAACCGACGCGCCCGTGGCCCGTCACAATCGACGAACAGGATCGATTGCCACGTTCCGAGCGCGAGTTCTCCATCACTGATCGGTATCGTGACGCTCTCGCCGAGAAGTGTCGCGCGCAAGTGAGCATCTGCGTTATCGTCGACCACGTTGTGCTCGTACTCCTCGTCGCGAGGAACGAGGCGCTCGAGTGCCGTTTCGATGTCTGCTAGTAATCGCCCTTCGCGTTCGTTGACGATCACGCCGGCGGTCGTGTGTGGAACGTACACGGAGCAAATACCGTGCACCACATCGTCGGAGATCGTTTCTTCGACTTCTGCTGTAACGTCGACGATGTCCACTCGATCGTGGGTCTGGATTTCGATGGGCATCCTGTTGGCGTACGATCGAACCAGTGATAATCCTGTTTGCAAGCTATCACTCAACCGGACGGGGAGTCACATCGAAGTCGAATCCAGCTAGCGATCTGCAGTGGCGTTCGCCGATATTTCGGATAATCTCTCCCGGGTACTGTTAGATGAATCATGTGATCCACTATTCTGATCTCGGATCGAACATCACCTCGACGGAGACTCTCTCGCGTACTTGCAGGTGCCATGGGGATTCACGTCGTTACTCGTCGGACGTGTGTGTGGCATGAAATTCGACGAATTCACTGGAGAGGTCCAGCACCGCCTCGAACTCCCGGATACCGGCCGAACGATGCGAGCAATCCGGGCGACTCTCATGACGCTCGGTGAGCGAATTCCGAAGGGGAACGCCGAAGACTTCGCGGCCTCGCTCCCCCTGGAAATCAAGTGGTATATGACGGGCGCGGTCCACGAGCACGGCCAGCGCTTCGACTGGACGGAGTTCGTCCAGCGCGTGAGTGACATCGAAGGCGAGGGGGTCGACCCACCGGAGGCAGCCTATCACGCTCGGATCATCGTCGATCTGATGGAAACGATCGTCCCACCGTCGGACTTTCGGCAGTTACGCGATCAGCTCCCGGAGAGCAAGAACGACGAGAACTGGCGCAAACTCTTCGAAGTCGTCGACGCTGGGGGGTGGGGCGATGCTCAAGAAGCACAAACCGGTGGTGGTCCACAACCCACAACGCCGACCCAGCACGATGCGGAGCCAACGGATGACGCTCGGACTGACGACGAGGAGTGACGACGAGGAGTGACGACAAGGAGTGACGACAAGGGGTGACGACGAGGGGCGACCACTTACGAATGATC
This genomic stretch from Natrialba magadii ATCC 43099 harbors:
- a CDS encoding FAD-binding and (Fe-S)-binding domain-containing protein; translated protein: MATDDTQSTTDHSPQTSTPNERRLGRDHERGDQTQSQTAASDPAADDRAAYEYVGGDVDQPELVAALQTRIDGEVRFDEYTRQLYATDASAYEMVPVGVVLPRTTADVANVVSYCAEHGIPVLPRGGGTSLAGQAVNEAVVLDFTAHMGEVLSVSPDEQRATVQAGTVLTDLNDELESHGLKFAPDPAAGNRSTIGGAVGNNSTGAHSLQYGKTDAYVEACEVVLADGTVERFGEVTVAELREQAAPDGTLLGQIHEALRRVIDEEADAIQDVFPQLKRNVSGYNLDRLVAEAYGRPDAFDESTGGGLEIDADAEPDPDAVVNLARVFAGSEGTLGIVTEAAVSLEPVPETTAVALLTYHDLLDAMADVDTIVKHHDPAAIEAIDDVLIGLAEQTEEFEPVAERLPAGTETALLVEFYAESDDDGREQVADLIADRLPDETVPDPAGDDGETASPAPVRAFDVLEAHDPEGIAELWKLRKSAAPILLSRTSDAKHISFIEDTAVPTENLADYVADFQRVLESHDTFASFYAHAGPGCMHMRPLVDTKSEAGLAEFEAISDAVTDLVVEYGGSVSGEHGDGRARTQWNHKLYGDEVWELFRELKTAFDPDWLLNPGNVCGDHSMTEHLRFDPEYDFEAGFDPALEWDNENGFQGMVELCHGCAGCRGDQETTGGVMCPTYRAAEEESLTTRGRANMLRAAMSGDLETDATDDEFLAEVMDLCIGCKGCARDCPSEVDMAKLKAEVEHAAHQRHGASLRDRLFANVDRLNAVGSLFAPLSNWATALPGSGYLTEKTVGIARERDLPAFASQSFEDWFAKRGPRIPRDEAARKVLLVPDTSTNYNHPRAGKAAVQVLETAGVHVQVPDDVTATGRPAHSKGFLDVSRERARTNVDALAPAIEDGWEVVLVEPSDAVMLQSDYLDLLSGPDVELVASNTYGVLEYLDRFDLANDLPTGGIGEPGETLTYHGHCHQKATKKDGHAAAVLETVGYEVDALDSGCCGMAGSFGYEAEHYSLSRRIGEILVDQVTASDGERVVAPGASCQSQLASYDGCDEPVHPIETVSDALVGSTR
- a CDS encoding type II toxin-antitoxin system PemK/MazF family toxin encodes the protein MTESEPAFDDLERGHIVLAPDPFKSDTDITRPWVVVNNEHHPFDAQQYVVMGLTTQTWYDARVPLNDDDYSHRQAPRDSSIVPHAVASLQPQLITDYVCRVRGKPLDLAVEMLLAYLR
- the gdhB gene encoding glutamate dehydrogenase GdhB, with the protein product MTTTPSNQDADSESASGEDLDSALVTARRQLERAAAHVDVDDGVIERLKHPTRVEQVSVPLERDDGSVEVFTGYRAQHDDVRGPYKGGLRYHPEVNADECVGLSMWMTWKCAVMDLPFGGGKGGISVNPKELSEAETERLTRRFAEELRYVIGPTTDVPAPDMGTDAQTMAWFMDAYSMQQGETIPGVVTGKPPVIGGSQGREEAPGRSTAIITREAVDYYGHDFEETTIAVQGFGSVGANAARLLDEWGANVVAVSDVNGAIYDPDGLDVESIPSHEEEPEAVLEQDAPETLSNEEIFELDVDVLIPAAVGNVITADNAGDIEADIIVEGANGPTTFAADSILEEREIPVIPDFLANAGGVTVSYFEWLQDINRRKWSLEEVNEELEKKMLDAWEDVRSEVEAKDLSWRDAAYVVALSRIAEAKSKRGLWP
- a CDS encoding helix-turn-helix domain-containing protein; this translates as MPISIDEFDHHESPDRRETNAQRVLRFLIENRNKAFRATEIAEETGVNANSVQPVLNRLRSRELVRHKEPYWAIGDIERIQEAAVFHSTAEFLDEELGSESREAWLAAAEESANDGSGRASEGTNADTSASATETEGTDTSADEDDK